The Marivirga tractuosa DSM 4126 genome contains the following window.
CAAGAAAATTTGCTGAATGAAACATATAACTATCTTTCTTATCTTGAATCACAAGAAGAAGATGATGTTTTCAGAAAAGCTTACGAGAATAGTCTAAAGAAAGTTTGGGATAATACAGAAGATGACATCTACAATCAATTTGTTAAATAGATAAATACTAGGACAAGTCAATTAATTCTATATAAAAATGACTTCTGAACAATTGTATTCAAAGCTTACTTCCTTAAAAACTGAGTTAAAAGAAAAATATTCAGTTGAGCAATTAGCCATTTTTGGTTCTTATGCTAAGGGTATGCAAAAACCAGAATCGGATATTGATATATTAGTTTCATTTAAAAAACCAATTGGATGGTCATTTTTTGATTTACAAGATTATTTGGAAAGTCAACTTGGAAAAAAAGTAGATTTAGTTACCCCCAATGCTTTAAAAGAATTGATAAAACAAAATATTCTTGATGAAGCCCATTACCTATGAAAAATAGACCAATGCTACTTTACCTTTTGGATATGCAAACTGCTATCCAACGAATATTAGATTATACTAAGGATTTGGACTATGATGGTTTCGCTAATAACTTCAAGGTCGTGGATGCAGTTATCAGAAATTTTGAAATTCTAGGTGAAGCGGCTAAAAATATTTCACCACAAATTAGAGAGGAGTATCCAACTGTTCCATGGAAAAAATGTATGCGCTGAGAAACATGGTAATACACGAGTATTTTGGGATTGACCATTATCTAATTTGGGATATAATCAAAAATTATCTTCCTGAAAATCTTGAAGATTTAAATGAGGCAATTGAAGAAATAAAAGACTAACCAGCCTATATAAACTGCTGTGAACTTTATTTTTTTAATATTGAGTAATCTTTGTGCCTTTGCGACTCCCGACTAAAGTACGGGACAGGTTTTGTGGTTAGCCCAAAGCCTTAGGCTTTACATTAAAAACATAATATGACAGACACCGCCATCAGCGTACAAGGCTTAGGCAAGCAATACATCATCGGCCATAAAAAAGAAGGAGACTTCCGGCATGCCATTGGCAATAAACTAAGAAATATTTTCAAACCCGATGCCAGCGAAAAAGAAGTCTTTTGGGCACTAAAAGATATCGACTTTGAAATTAAGAAGGGTGAAGCAGTAGGCATTATTGGCAGAAACGGAGCAGGAAAAAGTACACTCTTAAAAATACTCAGTCGCATTACCGATCCTAGTACAGGCCGCTTTGAAATTAACGGGCGAGTTTCTTCTCTACTTGAAGTCGGCACTGGTTTTCACCCAGAACTTTCAGGTAGAGAGAACATCTACCTCAACGGCACCATCTTGGGTATGAAGCGAGCCGAAATCAGGCAAAAATTTGACGAGATAGTGGACTTTAGCGGTGTAGAAAAGTTTTTGGATACCCCTGTAAAGCACTACAGCTCCGGCATGAAAGTACGTCTAGCTTTTTCAGTTGCTGCCCACTTGGAACCCGAAATTCTCATTGTAGATGAAGTACTGGCAGTAGGGGATGCCGAATTTCAAAAGAAGTGCTTGGGTAAAATGGATCAAGTAACCAAAACCGATGGAAGAACAATTGTTTTTGTAAGTCATAATATGGGTGCAGTACAGAATTTATGTAGTAGGGGGGTATATTTAAAAGATGGCTTAATGGAGTTTAAGGGTGGAATAGAAGCCACTTTGGAAAATTATATGTTTTCAGTAAATAACCAAATTAAATCTAGCGAGTGGATTAATGATAAAGAATCAGATTCAGTAATTCACCTTAAGAGATGCAAAATTAAATTGATAGGAAAACAGCCAAATTTAATTTTAGAAATTAATACAGAGATAGCTTCAAATAAAAAACATAATAAATTATTTGTAGCATATGATATCACATCGGCAAGTGGCACACCCATATTTCAATCAATACCTATTCAAACACCGTTTATTGAATATAATTTATCATTGCAAATTGTAACTTCAAAAATTGAATTACCTAAACTAATTCCGGGGTTATATTCTGTTTCTGTTTGGTTTGGGGAGCACTTTTCAAGAGGAGTACTTTGGGAAAAAGAAATAGTAAATTTTGAAATAGAGAATTCCCCAGAATTAAATAGAACCTACCCACATAACCATAAGAATGGATTTTTAATAGAAAAATCAGATGTCACAATCACTCAGAAATAAGATTAATTCATTATTGCTAATAATTAATATTCAATTAATTAGAGTTAAGCCTATAGAAAAAATTGCTGATAAATTATTTAATAAATATCGTCAATATACTATGGTTCCTCTAATTACTTTTAAGGATAATTTGACCTTGATAGAGGATCATGTTCATAAAAAAGATGGTATAGTTGTGGAATGTGGCGTATGGAGAGGTGGAATGGCTGCTGCCATAGGTGAAATTTTACCAAATAAGAAATTCTTTTTATTTGACAGTTTTGAAGGCTTGCCAGAAGTACAAGAGATTGATGGAAAAGCAGCAAATGAATGGCAAAGCAATAAGGAAAGTATCAGGTATAGAGATAATTGCAAAGCAGAGATGTATGAAGCAGAAACAGCAATGAAAAAGGCAAGGGCTAATTTTCAATTAGTAAAAGGATGGTTTAATCAAACGCTTCCTGATTTTAAATTTGATGATAAAATAGACTTGTTACGTTTAGATGGTGATTGGTATGATTCAACAATGGATTGTTTTGTAAATTTATATCCTAAGGTTAAAAAAGGAGGGCTTATAATAATAGATGATTATTTTGCATGGGATGGATGTTCCAGAGCTACCCATGATTATTTAAGTCAAATTAAATCAGAATCTAGGATTCAAATGAGTAAAAACGGAGTTTGTTATATTATTAAAAAGGATTAGAATGAATCAAATTGAGGTAAAGCATTTTTATGATTCATTTAAAAATAAACTAATAAATGACTTTTTAGCCCCAAATATTAGAATTGAAAATGCAATCAAATTAGCTATAAAAAATATTCCAAAAAGTTCTAAATCTGTTTTAGATTTGGGGTTTGGTTTAGGGTGGAGTTCCTATGAAATAGCTAAGCATTTTCCAGAAGCCCAAATCAATGGTTTTGATATCAGCGAAGAGTTAACCAGAACAGCTAAGGACTTATTTAAAGTTTCTAACTTAAGTTATAAGTCTATGGATTTAACACAATTCTTTCCTAAAGGAAGTTTTGACGCTATTGTTTTACTTGATGTTTTTGAACATATTCCTGTTTCTGCTAGAGAGACTTTTTATGTGAATATTCAAAATTCATTAAGTGAACAAGGAAGAGTTATTCTAACTTGCCCTACTATTTTTCACCAGAATTATCTGAGAAAAAATAATCCAGCGGGGCTGCAACCAGTAGATGAAAATGTTGATTTAAATGTTATTTTGGATTTTGCCTCTAAAACAGAAACGAACTTAGCTCATTTCGAATATTTAAATATTTGGAACAGTCGAGATTATTTTTTTGCTATAATTGAACGTCCTTATAAATATCATACTAGTCATATAAATCAATATGAAAAAAAGATTAATTTACTAGATTTTTATTCTAAATATTCACTTCTGAAAGTAAGTAATTTATCAAATAGCATGCTCCCTGAGCTCAGCTTGAAACAAAAATTAAAACTTCGATTAAAATCCACTGCGAATTGAAAAGACTCTGCATTATAACACCATCATTAGGTAAATATTCAGAAACATTCATTCAAAATCAAATAGATTATTTGCCATTCGAAAAGTTTGTTGTTACTACTGGAACAGGTGAGTTTGCAGATAAAAATGGCATACCTCTAGCTAGTCCCAGTTTTTATGCAAAGACTAAGAGAATATTAAATAGAAAAATAAAAAAAGAGGATTATAGGATTCAACAAATTAAGCTACTGGAGAAGTTTTTTCAGCAAAATATAATTGACCATGTTTTATTTCAGTATGGCACTACTGCTGAAAAAGCTTATTTGGCTTGTGTTAATTTATCCATACCATTTACAGTTCATTTTCACGGTTATGATGCATACTCTCTTAAATATGGAAAAAGCTATTATAAGTATATCTTGGAATATTGCTCAAATGTAATTGTAGTATCTCAACACATGAAGAACCAACTTATTTATTTAGGTTGTCAAGCAGATAAAATATCACTTATCCCGTATGGGAGCAATTTCGAGATTGATCATAATTTAGTTGAATATAAAACTATAAAGAGAAAGTTTTTAGCTGTTGGAAGGTTTGTTGAGAAAAAAGCTCCATATATAACTATTTTGGCGTTTGCTGAAGCGTTAAAAATAAATAAAGAAATAACCTTAGATATGGTTGGCGAAGGTGATTTACTCCCTGTTTGCAAAGACATTGTGATTGGATTAGGGTTGGAAAACAATATAAAGTTTCATGGGGCTTGTAGTCACGATATGGTTAAAAGGATGATGCATGAAACCGATGTTTTTATTCAACATTCCAAGAGAGCTGAAAATGGTGATTGTGAAGGATTGCCAAATTCAATTATTGAAGCTTTAATGTTAAAAAAGCCAGTTATTTCAACATTTCATTCTGGCATACCTGAAATTGTAAAAGATAGTGTGAATGGATTTTTAAAGAATGAAGGAGACTTAATAGGGACCAAAGATAAAATATTAGAAGCAATTGAATATGATTTTGAATTTCCTGAAATGGAATATTTAAAATTAGAGAATAGCATTAAGAGATTGACATCAGTTTTAAATGGGCAGTAAAATAGAACCGGTATTATCCATAATAATGCCAGCTTATAATGCAGAAAAGTATATTTCAGAAGCAATTGAATCAATTATAAATCAAACTTATACAAATTGGGAGCTATTAATATGTGATGATAATTCTACAGATAAAACTTATGAAATTGCAAAAAGTTTTATGGATGAAAGGATAAAACTATTTAAAAATCCTGTAAATAAAAAAAAACCGAAAACGACTAATTGGTTATTTACTAAATCTAAAGGAGAAATCATCACAATACATGATGCCGATGATATTTCGCATCCACTAAGATTTGAGAAACAAATAAACCAAATTTTAAAATCACCAAATTATTTCTGTGGCTGCGATATGCAGTACATCAAAGAAAATGGCAAATTATTAAATAGAGGCATAAAAAAAATAAATATTTTAAATAGAAATTATCCAAGAGTTGGAGATGCAACTTTAGTTTTTTATAAATCTGCAATTGATAATGGTGTTATTTATAGAGATTTTTTTTCAAATAATATGGATTACGATTTTGGATTAAGATTATTAAAAAATTATAGTTATAAAAATGTAAATGAGTATTTGTATTACTACAGGAATGTCCCATTTTCTATAAGTAAGAATCATTTAAAAAAAGATATTTTTATAAATCCAGAACTTGTTAGGTATTTTCATGATCAAAGAACAGTCAATAATATTGATTCATTAGATTTAAATAATTTTGAGGATATTGAAAACAAAACAAAAAATATTCTAATAGAACTTCAGTCTGACAAATCAGCCTTGGAACGTAAGGCTGTAGGGTTTTTATTAAATCTTAAGATGAATAAAACAGCCCTTCGAATTTGGATGGTAGGCTGGAGAAAAGACTACTTGAACATTGATATTTATAAGAATTTATTGTGGCTCATTAGGAACACATTTCTAAGGAAATATGATTGAAAAATTGTCAATTATAATGCCAGTTTATAATGCTGAAAGATATTTGGAGCAAGCAATCCAGTCACTTATCAATCAAACTTTTCAAAATTGGAAATTACATGTTTGTGATGATGCGAGCCATGACAATAGTTGGGAGCTAATAAAAAGATTTGAAAAACTTGATTCTCGAATTCAAATTTATCGAAATGAAGCGAATAAAGGGAAAGTAAAAACAGTAAATGATTTACTCAAATATTGTAACAGTAAATATTTAACGGTTCATGATGCTGATGATTGGTCAGAGCCAGATCGATTTGAATATCAAGTTTCTTTTTTAGAGGGTAATCATGATTTTTATCTTTGTGGGACTTCATTTTATGAGCATAATAGAAGAAATAAAGAAATTATTCACCAACCCACGAATTATTCTTTAATAAAAGAAAAGTTGCCAAAAACAAGTCAATTTCACGGACCAACAATTGTTTTCAAACAAGAAATAATAAATGAGATTGGGGGTTTTTATAGATACTTTAAATGGGGAGAAGATATTGATTTTTGTGCCAGAGTTGTTGAAAAATATAAGGCGACAAATATTGACCGTCCTTTATATAATTATAGAGTTCATGCAAATTCACTCACTAACAATATAAATCAATTATCACTTGAAAGATTTATTGGTCCAAAGATCCGAATATTCTTAGCAAATCAAAGAATAACAGAAGGTTCTGATTTTTTAATGCGAGGAGAAGATTATTTATTAGAAAAATATGTAGACAAACTTCTTAGTAACGTAAATTATGGACAAGTCTATAGGGAATTTAGTAATTATCTTTATCATAAGGGTTTCAAAAGAAAAGCAATCTTAGCAGCTCTAAAGAGTATAATTAATACTCCTTCTTTCTCAAATTTTAAAAATCTATTAGTATTATCCATTAAATGAATTTAGAAGATAATATTTTATGGTTTAAATCATTAAGAAAATTCAACTACTTAAATGTATTGAAATTTGCTAAAATATATTTCAACCCAATTATTATAGTAGGGTGTGGTCGGTCTGGCACTTCCCTTTTATTATCCATAATATCTTCCCATTCAAATGTATTTGGTTTTAATAAAGAAACCGAAGTGTTAATGCATGAAATAAAATATGGCAAATTATTAACTTTAATAAATAATTTTAGAAAATTATTACCATACACAGGCAAAATTCCTATTAAAAAATCAGCAATGTACTGGTGTGAGAAATCTCCAAGGAACATCAGGTTTATAAAAAGTATATTACAAACTTATCCTAATGTTAAAATAATTCATATTGTAAGGGATGGTAGAGCAGTAATTACATCTAAACATCCTCTCACTAAAAATTACTGGTTGAGCAAAGAGAGATGGATATATGATGTTAATAAAGGATTGAAATATAAAAACGATCCAAATATTATGACCATCAAATATGAAGATTTAATAAATCAAACAAAGAACGCAAGCATTCAACTTTGTGAATTTTTAAATATACCATTTGATGAAAAGATGTTGAATTATGATCAACATTCTGATGTGAAAAATATGCATTCTTTTCATGGTGGAGCAGTAAATAAAATTTATAAAGATGCACTATTGAAGTGGAAGAATCCCGAACACGAAAAGTTAATAGCTGAAGCCTATAGTGATAAAAGTTTTTTGGACTTACTTAAGAAATTAAATTATATCTAAATGTTAATCAGTGTTTTAATGCCGGCCTATAATACTGAAAAATATTTAGCCGAAGCTATAAATTCTATTTTAGATCAAACGCACCAAAATTGGGAATTACTAATATGTGATGATGCATCCACAGATAAAACATATCATATTGCTAATTCATTTGAAGACAGTAGAATCACGGTGTTTAAAAATGAAGTTAATTTAAAAAAACCTAAGACAACTAATTGGTTGTTTAAGCAATCTAAAGGTCAAATTATAACAATACATGATGCGGATGATTTAAGTAGCTGTGATAGATTTGAGAAAATCATAGATAAATTTAAGAAAGACAAAAGTATTTATGCTTGTGGGCATGAAATTCAAAGAATATCAGAAAAAGGAAAACATCTAAATTTATATAGAAGAAAATCTGTTCAATTTGAGGAAATACAGGAATTAATGGCTCATGATAATACGGATGGAGATCCTTCCCTCTTCATAAAAAGAGAGGTTATTGAAAATTTAGGTGAGATTTACAGACCGTATTTTCAAAATAATATGGATTACGATTTGGCACTAAGGATTATAGAAAATTACAAAACTACTAATATTACAGAAGTATTATCCTACTACAGAAATGTGCCGGATTCTATATCAAAAGAGGTAAAAAGTTACAAAAAATTAATTACCCAAGATATAACCAAATTTCTAGCTAGTGAAAGGAAAGAAATTGGTTTAGATGCGTTACAAAGGCAGGATTGGAGTCTAATAAAAGCAAAAGAAGAGGAGTTTTCCAAACCATATGTAAAGGATAAAACTCTTCATTTAAGGAAAATGGCATCTTTTTTCATGTATGTTAAGATGAATAGAACCGCTATAGATTATATGCTAATTGCAATTAGAAAAGAGCCATTTAAATTTGAAAACTGGAGAACAATTCAATATTGCCTGAGAAAATCAATATTTAAAATATGAAAATTCTTCATATAACTAATTGGTATCCTAACCAATTTAATAAATATGAAGCTAAATGGATAAAAGAACATATTGATGCATTATCTGTAAAAACTGAAAATAGAGTTATTCATTTTGAATTATTTAAACATGAAAGGTTTAGAGTTATAAAAAATAAAACTAAATACTTATCACAATATCTAATTCAAATACCTTTTGAAAAGTGGTTTATTTATGAAGTTATTCACTTTTCTTTTTTGGTTTATATTCTTTTAATTAAGAGGAAAAGTAAAGAATTTGATGTTATAAATTTTCACATTGCCTATCCTATGCTTACTTATTGGCATTGGATTAAGCGCTTTATAAAAAAGCCAATCGTCATTACAGAACATTGGAGTGCTTATCATTATAATTTTGGGGTGAATAAAAATCTCCCAAGAATAAAAAAGATATTTAGTCAAAAATTACCAGTAATTACAGTTTCAAAAGCTTTAGCAAATGATATCAAACAATTTGCAAATTCGGATTTTCCCTCATTTTTGATACCTAATGTTGTTGACGAAAATATATTCTATCCTGGAAACAATACAAAAGAAAATTTCTATTTTATGGTGAGTCAATGGAAATCACCTAAAACTCCACTACTTGCCATGAAAGCATTTATTAACTCTTCATATGTAAATGATCACCAATTAATAATTGGTGGATATGGTTCATTATGGAATGAAATGAAACAATATGTGAGCTCAAATAATCTTGAAAGTAAAATAAAATTTGTAGAAAAGCTGAACTCTAGTCAAATCGCAAATTATATGAGAAAATGTAAAGCATTTCTTCATCCAACTGATTATGAAACTTTTTCTGTAGTATGTGCTGAGGCCATTGCTTGTGGTGCATTTGTAGTTGCTCCAAATTCAGGGGGTATTCCAGAAGTTATCAAGAGTAATGGTTTTTTATTATCGAAAAATACATTAGATGCATGGGAAAAGGCTTTTGAACTAGCGTCATTTAAATTTAACAGTATTTCTGTTAATCAATTTTCAGCAAAGACCATAGGAGACAAGTATTCAAAAGTTTTAGAATCTCTAGTTAGGAATAAAATTAATGATTAAAGGGCTGTTGATTGAGTTTTTAGTTTATCTTATTGATAAAAAATTCACTTTAAAATCCATTAACAAGTATTTATATGATTGGGATTATAGTTTTAAAGAAACTATATATTATAATAGTTCCTACACTAAAGATTATAATTCAGAAAATCATAATTTCGACTTTTCATTCTTAAATAAGGTTTTTAAATTAAATCATTGGGTTCTGTTTTTACCCAAAGCAACAGTTTTTAATGAGACAGGAGTGATTGTTATAAATGGGAAAGTTCTATGTGATACAATCTATAATTCAAAAGGATATATAAAAAAATCAGGGCTTATTAAGCCTTACTTCAAATCAATCATAATTAAACCTAAAATACTTTCTGGTATTTATTTTCATCTTTCGGGATTATTTAATTACAATTTCTTTCATTTTTTAATAGAAGTCTTGCCTAAGATACTTGACTACATGATTTTGAGAAAAAAGAAACCTGAAATAAAATTGCTAATAAACAATAGAAATCCTTTTATAGAACAATACTTAAGCTTAATTGGAATACAGGATAGCGAAATTAAATATTTCCAAAATAACGTGATGGTTCAAAACTTATATTATTCTAATAATAAGTTTGTGTATGAGAAATTATTGGATGGCTATTGGAATAAACATATTTACTCAAAATACTATTTGAGAAAGATGGCTGAAAAGTTTCTATTATCTAATAACCCCAATTTAAATATTAGCAAAATAATTTACTTATCAAGAGCAGATTCAAATCGTGTTTTAATAAACGAGAGTGAATTCATGGAACATTTTAATCATTTTAAAATTAAAAAACTTGTACTAAGTAGGATGTGCATTTCCGATCAAATATTTTATTTTAAAAACGCATCTTTAGTTATTGCAATCCATGGTGCTTCATTGTCTAATTTAATTTATTCAAGTAATTGCAAAGTTATAGAGCTCTTTCCAAAAGGAAGAAATTCAAGTACCTTATATCAATTAAGGCAGATTAGTCAGATTGGAGAAAATAATTCCCACCACTTAGTTGAAATAAGTAATGTTGATAAAAATCAAAATATTTTAATCAATCAAGACGAGATACTTAAAGTAGAGAAGTTAATGTATGGCTATTAAATTTATATTTTGTATCAACTCTGGTAGATCCGGATCTAATTATTTATCTCACCTATTTAACGAGTCCTACAATTGCAATTCCTTTCATGAACCAAAGCCAGTAATGAATGGAGATTTCATTTATAAATATTTAAATGGTGGGAATTATGATTTTAATGCAGCTTTAAATATTAAATTTGAAACCATTATAAAAAGTAAAACAAAGGCTAAATATTTCGAAGCTAACCATACTTTTATAAAAGGATTTGGGTGGTTTACAAATAAATTTTTAACTCCTGAAGAAGTTGCAATAATAATATTGAAAAGAAATCCAAAGGAGGTAGCATTAAGTTTTATTAAAAACAATGTTTCACCTTATAATGTTGTTGGAAGAAATTGGATAATTCTTCCTACCTGTAAAAATCCAATAATATCTCCAAAAAAATTTGTAAGGCATTCGTTTTTAGTCTTTCACATTCACAAATTTATTTATTATTGTATTTATTGGGCTCATAAATTCTTTAAAATTCAAATAAAAAAGCCAAGTATTTTAAGGAATACCGAGTTAAAGTTTCTTAGATGGTACGTGGTTGAATTAAATGCAAGAGCAATTAAATTTCAGACAGACTTCCCAGAGTATAAGTATATTCATTTAGATTATAGTGAACTGAACAGTAGAAAGAAGATACTCGATATTGCCAAAACTTTGGGTTTAAATATAAATCAAAATTTCATAGATTTTATTGGTAATAGAAAAAATGCAACTGGTGATAGGAATAATGATCTATCATGAACTTAAGTAATAAAAATATTCTATTAATCTCCCCTGAATCATGGGATCATATTTTTGTTTCTAAACATCACTATGCTACGCATTTGGCAAAAAGCAATAATAAAGTTTATTTTTTAAATCCCCCTAAAGAGATAAGTTCTATATCGGTGAATAAAACTACTTATGAAAATCTATTCACCATTGATTATAAAGGATTTATCAAGGGGTTAAGGTTTTTACCAAGGATAATTCGAAAATACTTTATCGGACAAAAATTCAAAAAATTGGAGAAGGCTGCTAATGTTAAATTTGATTTGGTTTGGTCTTTTGACAATTCTGTTTTTTACGATTTTGACTCTTTACCGAAAGAAATTTATTCTATCTCTCATATAGTAGATTTGAATCAGGATTTTAACACTAAAATTGCAGCAAAATCAGCTGATTTATGTATTGGGGTGAAAAAAGAAATTGTGGATAGGTTGAAATGCTTTAATAAAAATACAATATTAATTCCTCATGGGGTCCAAGAATTTACACAAAGTTCAGAAAAAGTAATCCTACCAGGTAAAAATAGAATCAAAGCACTCTATATGGGTAATTTAGCAATGAAGCATATTGATTGGGAGTTATTGAATATGGTAGTAAATAAGAATGTCAATGTTGATTTCATATTAGTGGGTGATGGAATAGATCAAAACGAAAATAAATTTAATATTACTGAACAAAACAACATTTACTTAATAGGAAGAATTTTCTCTACTGAAATTGGCTTATATTTAAATAGCGCTGATATACTTTTGAGTTTATATGATGGATCTTATTCATCAAACTACGCTACACCACATAAAATAATGGAATATTTAGCTTCTGGAAAAATTATTTCTTCGACATGGATGGCGGAGTATGACCTGCTATATGAAAATGGTTTAATATTAATGTCTAAAACACAAAAAGAGTTTTTGGAAAATTTCAAAAAATTAATTGAGAATTTGGATGAG
Protein-coding sequences here:
- a CDS encoding nucleotidyltransferase family protein, whose product is MTSEQLYSKLTSLKTELKEKYSVEQLAIFGSYAKGMQKPESDIDILVSFKKPIGWSFFDLQDYLESQLGKKVDLVTPNALKELIKQNILDEAHYL
- a CDS encoding ABC transporter ATP-binding protein translates to MTDTAISVQGLGKQYIIGHKKEGDFRHAIGNKLRNIFKPDASEKEVFWALKDIDFEIKKGEAVGIIGRNGAGKSTLLKILSRITDPSTGRFEINGRVSSLLEVGTGFHPELSGRENIYLNGTILGMKRAEIRQKFDEIVDFSGVEKFLDTPVKHYSSGMKVRLAFSVAAHLEPEILIVDEVLAVGDAEFQKKCLGKMDQVTKTDGRTIVFVSHNMGAVQNLCSRGVYLKDGLMEFKGGIEATLENYMFSVNNQIKSSEWINDKESDSVIHLKRCKIKLIGKQPNLILEINTEIASNKKHNKLFVAYDITSASGTPIFQSIPIQTPFIEYNLSLQIVTSKIELPKLIPGLYSVSVWFGEHFSRGVLWEKEIVNFEIENSPELNRTYPHNHKNGFLIEKSDVTITQK
- a CDS encoding TylF/MycF/NovP-related O-methyltransferase, with the translated sequence MSQSLRNKINSLLLIINIQLIRVKPIEKIADKLFNKYRQYTMVPLITFKDNLTLIEDHVHKKDGIVVECGVWRGGMAAAIGEILPNKKFFLFDSFEGLPEVQEIDGKAANEWQSNKESIRYRDNCKAEMYEAETAMKKARANFQLVKGWFNQTLPDFKFDDKIDLLRLDGDWYDSTMDCFVNLYPKVKKGGLIIIDDYFAWDGCSRATHDYLSQIKSESRIQMSKNGVCYIIKKD
- a CDS encoding class I SAM-dependent methyltransferase, which translates into the protein MNQIEVKHFYDSFKNKLINDFLAPNIRIENAIKLAIKNIPKSSKSVLDLGFGLGWSSYEIAKHFPEAQINGFDISEELTRTAKDLFKVSNLSYKSMDLTQFFPKGSFDAIVLLDVFEHIPVSARETFYVNIQNSLSEQGRVILTCPTIFHQNYLRKNNPAGLQPVDENVDLNVILDFASKTETNLAHFEYLNIWNSRDYFFAIIERPYKYHTSHINQYEKKINLLDFYSKYSLLKVSNLSNSMLPELSLKQKLKLRLKSTAN
- a CDS encoding glycosyltransferase, encoding MKRLCIITPSLGKYSETFIQNQIDYLPFEKFVVTTGTGEFADKNGIPLASPSFYAKTKRILNRKIKKEDYRIQQIKLLEKFFQQNIIDHVLFQYGTTAEKAYLACVNLSIPFTVHFHGYDAYSLKYGKSYYKYILEYCSNVIVVSQHMKNQLIYLGCQADKISLIPYGSNFEIDHNLVEYKTIKRKFLAVGRFVEKKAPYITILAFAEALKINKEITLDMVGEGDLLPVCKDIVIGLGLENNIKFHGACSHDMVKRMMHETDVFIQHSKRAENGDCEGLPNSIIEALMLKKPVISTFHSGIPEIVKDSVNGFLKNEGDLIGTKDKILEAIEYDFEFPEMEYLKLENSIKRLTSVLNGQ
- a CDS encoding glycosyltransferase family 2 protein, with product MGSKIEPVLSIIMPAYNAEKYISEAIESIINQTYTNWELLICDDNSTDKTYEIAKSFMDERIKLFKNPVNKKKPKTTNWLFTKSKGEIITIHDADDISHPLRFEKQINQILKSPNYFCGCDMQYIKENGKLLNRGIKKINILNRNYPRVGDATLVFYKSAIDNGVIYRDFFSNNMDYDFGLRLLKNYSYKNVNEYLYYYRNVPFSISKNHLKKDIFINPELVRYFHDQRTVNNIDSLDLNNFEDIENKTKNILIELQSDKSALERKAVGFLLNLKMNKTALRIWMVGWRKDYLNIDIYKNLLWLIRNTFLRKYD
- a CDS encoding glycosyltransferase family 2 protein; protein product: MPVYNAERYLEQAIQSLINQTFQNWKLHVCDDASHDNSWELIKRFEKLDSRIQIYRNEANKGKVKTVNDLLKYCNSKYLTVHDADDWSEPDRFEYQVSFLEGNHDFYLCGTSFYEHNRRNKEIIHQPTNYSLIKEKLPKTSQFHGPTIVFKQEIINEIGGFYRYFKWGEDIDFCARVVEKYKATNIDRPLYNYRVHANSLTNNINQLSLERFIGPKIRIFLANQRITEGSDFLMRGEDYLLEKYVDKLLSNVNYGQVYREFSNYLYHKGFKRKAILAALKSIINTPSFSNFKNLLVLSIK
- a CDS encoding sulfotransferase family protein, translated to MNLEDNILWFKSLRKFNYLNVLKFAKIYFNPIIIVGCGRSGTSLLLSIISSHSNVFGFNKETEVLMHEIKYGKLLTLINNFRKLLPYTGKIPIKKSAMYWCEKSPRNIRFIKSILQTYPNVKIIHIVRDGRAVITSKHPLTKNYWLSKERWIYDVNKGLKYKNDPNIMTIKYEDLINQTKNASIQLCEFLNIPFDEKMLNYDQHSDVKNMHSFHGGAVNKIYKDALLKWKNPEHEKLIAEAYSDKSFLDLLKKLNYI
- a CDS encoding glycosyltransferase family 2 protein, whose protein sequence is MLISVLMPAYNTEKYLAEAINSILDQTHQNWELLICDDASTDKTYHIANSFEDSRITVFKNEVNLKKPKTTNWLFKQSKGQIITIHDADDLSSCDRFEKIIDKFKKDKSIYACGHEIQRISEKGKHLNLYRRKSVQFEEIQELMAHDNTDGDPSLFIKREVIENLGEIYRPYFQNNMDYDLALRIIENYKTTNITEVLSYYRNVPDSISKEVKSYKKLITQDITKFLASERKEIGLDALQRQDWSLIKAKEEEFSKPYVKDKTLHLRKMASFFMYVKMNRTAIDYMLIAIRKEPFKFENWRTIQYCLRKSIFKI
- a CDS encoding glycosyltransferase, giving the protein MKILHITNWYPNQFNKYEAKWIKEHIDALSVKTENRVIHFELFKHERFRVIKNKTKYLSQYLIQIPFEKWFIYEVIHFSFLVYILLIKRKSKEFDVINFHIAYPMLTYWHWIKRFIKKPIVITEHWSAYHYNFGVNKNLPRIKKIFSQKLPVITVSKALANDIKQFANSDFPSFLIPNVVDENIFYPGNNTKENFYFMVSQWKSPKTPLLAMKAFINSSYVNDHQLIIGGYGSLWNEMKQYVSSNNLESKIKFVEKLNSSQIANYMRKCKAFLHPTDYETFSVVCAEAIACGAFVVAPNSGGIPEVIKSNGFLLSKNTLDAWEKAFELASFKFNSISVNQFSAKTIGDKYSKVLESLVRNKIND